In Scophthalmus maximus strain ysfricsl-2021 chromosome 16, ASM2237912v1, whole genome shotgun sequence, the following proteins share a genomic window:
- the LOC118287532 gene encoding FERM domain-containing protein 6 isoform X1 produces MGGRIGDIFRTETEEATVMMRTKKRRQLCILLPNKQHLDCTVGVKARGREVLSSVLGQLRVSDLHVFGLAVLRDNEYLFLDLDLKLSKYFGKRWNKGSTTVPFIIFLRAQFYVENGQLISSGRVRQLYYTELRQKVLRSQSRQQEALFFQLAASALQAEVGDLEQGEGNEEEEEGRRRRKHRRYFLPEDYFPTWLIKRRGRDFLLLHCPVLHGELRGVSRGRAMLQFIKEAGRLQDGPLTFYRMRREKIELRSSILLGVAVKGVHIYEEVGGKLCLLHDLSWADVDRFTFQGSRFVLAAVGSLCLPKLVYYTHSAFHSKHVLRHLSDSHRHHINTRDAVVYIQQLEDMQASHFYREAYICDTACLRQRLQSGSLTSSMSDSSVAVGTRTAWSKEEDEEEEKEDEGSVTVAELESCVDEQEEVFVDNPAEVSWLAELIHGVSVDGPLVLPSSWTAVTTEMKQVLRTRADEGVSVD; encoded by the exons ATGGGAGGACGGATCGGGGATATATTCAGGACTGAGACGGAAGAAGCCACTGTGATGATGAGGACGAAAAAGAGGAGACAACTTTGCATCCTTCTACCCAACAAGCAGCACCTGGACTGTACCGTCGGG gtaAAAGCCAGAGGCCGTGAGGTGTTGAGCAGTGTGCTGGGGCAGCTCCGCGTCAGCGATCTCCACGTCTTCGGCCTGGCTGTTCTCAGAG ATAATGAATATCTCTTTCTTGATTTGGACCTGAAGCTGAGCAAGTACTTTGGCAAAAGATGGAACAAAGGCTCAACAACA GTCCCATTCATCATATTTCTGAGGGCGCAGTTCTACGTGGAGAATGGGCAGCTGATATC GAGCGGCAGAGTGCGGCAGCTCTACTACACTGAGCTGAGGCAGAAGGTGCTGCGCTCGCAGAGCCGCCAGCAGGAAGCTTTGTTCTTCCAGCTGGCGGCTTCCGCGCTCCAGGCTGAGGTCGGAGATCtggagcagggagaggggaacgaagaggaggaagagggaagacgGCGGAGAAAACACAGACGTTACTTTCTTCCTGAAGATTACTTCCCCACctgg CTGATAAAGCGTCGAGGACGAGACTTCCTGCTCCTGCACTGCCCTGTGCTGCACGGTGAACTGAGAGGTGTGTCGCGCGGCCGGGCGATGCTGCAGTTTATCAAAGAGGCCGGCAGGCTGCAGGATGGACCGCTCACTTTCTACAGGATGAGACGG GAGAAAATTGAGCTGAGAAGTTCGATCCTTCTCGGCGTGGCTGTGAAAGGAGTCCACATTTATGAG GAGGTGGGAGGGAAACTGTGTCTACTGCATGATCTTTCTTGGGCCGACGTCGATCGCTTCACTTTCCAG GGTAGCCGCTTTGTGCTCGCTGCAGTCGGGTCTCTGTGTCTCCCTAAGCTGGTGTACTACACTCACTCGGCCTTCCACTCCAAACACGTGCTGAGGCACCTCAGCGACAGCCACCGGCACCACATCAACACCAGAGATGCAGTCGTCTACATCCAGCAGCTGGAAGACATGCAGG CGAGTCACTTCTACAGAGAGGCCTACATCTGTGACACAGCATGCTTGAGACAGAGGCTTCAGAGCGGCAGCCTCACGTCCTCCATGTCAGACTCCAGTGTTGCAGTGGGAACAAGAACAGCCTGGTccaaggaggaggatgaggaggaggagaaggaagatgaaGGCTCTGTCACAG TGGCAGAGCTGGAGTCGTGTGTTGACGAACAGGAGGAGGTTTTTGTTGATAACCCAGCGGAGGTGTCCTGGCTGGCTGAGCTGATCCACGGCGTGTCTGTCGATGGGCCGCTAGTGTTACCCTCTTCTTGGACAG CTGTCACCACGGAAATGAAGCAG GTTCTGAGGACGAGAGCAGATGAAGGGGTTTCTGTGGACTAA
- the LOC118287532 gene encoding FERM domain-containing protein 6 isoform X2, which translates to MGGRIGDIFRTETEEATVMMRTKKRRQLCILLPNKQHLDCTVGVKARGREVLSSVLGQLRVSDLHVFGLAVLRDNEYLFLDLDLKLSKYFGKRWNKGSTTVPFIIFLRAQFYVENGQLISSGRVRQLYYTELRQKVLRSQSRQQEALFFQLAASALQAEVGDLEQGEGNEEEEEGRRRRKHRRYFLPEDYFPTWLIKRRGRDFLLLHCPVLHGELRGVSRGRAMLQFIKEAGRLQDGPLTFYRMRREKIELRSSILLGVAVKGVHIYEEVGGKLCLLHDLSWADVDRFTFQGSRFVLAAVGSLCLPKLVYYTHSAFHSKHVLRHLSDSHRHHINTRDAVVYIQQLEDMQVAELESCVDEQEEVFVDNPAEVSWLAELIHGVSVDGPLVLPSSWTAVTTEMKQVLRTRADEGVSVD; encoded by the exons ATGGGAGGACGGATCGGGGATATATTCAGGACTGAGACGGAAGAAGCCACTGTGATGATGAGGACGAAAAAGAGGAGACAACTTTGCATCCTTCTACCCAACAAGCAGCACCTGGACTGTACCGTCGGG gtaAAAGCCAGAGGCCGTGAGGTGTTGAGCAGTGTGCTGGGGCAGCTCCGCGTCAGCGATCTCCACGTCTTCGGCCTGGCTGTTCTCAGAG ATAATGAATATCTCTTTCTTGATTTGGACCTGAAGCTGAGCAAGTACTTTGGCAAAAGATGGAACAAAGGCTCAACAACA GTCCCATTCATCATATTTCTGAGGGCGCAGTTCTACGTGGAGAATGGGCAGCTGATATC GAGCGGCAGAGTGCGGCAGCTCTACTACACTGAGCTGAGGCAGAAGGTGCTGCGCTCGCAGAGCCGCCAGCAGGAAGCTTTGTTCTTCCAGCTGGCGGCTTCCGCGCTCCAGGCTGAGGTCGGAGATCtggagcagggagaggggaacgaagaggaggaagagggaagacgGCGGAGAAAACACAGACGTTACTTTCTTCCTGAAGATTACTTCCCCACctgg CTGATAAAGCGTCGAGGACGAGACTTCCTGCTCCTGCACTGCCCTGTGCTGCACGGTGAACTGAGAGGTGTGTCGCGCGGCCGGGCGATGCTGCAGTTTATCAAAGAGGCCGGCAGGCTGCAGGATGGACCGCTCACTTTCTACAGGATGAGACGG GAGAAAATTGAGCTGAGAAGTTCGATCCTTCTCGGCGTGGCTGTGAAAGGAGTCCACATTTATGAG GAGGTGGGAGGGAAACTGTGTCTACTGCATGATCTTTCTTGGGCCGACGTCGATCGCTTCACTTTCCAG GGTAGCCGCTTTGTGCTCGCTGCAGTCGGGTCTCTGTGTCTCCCTAAGCTGGTGTACTACACTCACTCGGCCTTCCACTCCAAACACGTGCTGAGGCACCTCAGCGACAGCCACCGGCACCACATCAACACCAGAGATGCAGTCGTCTACATCCAGCAGCTGGAAGACATGCAGG TGGCAGAGCTGGAGTCGTGTGTTGACGAACAGGAGGAGGTTTTTGTTGATAACCCAGCGGAGGTGTCCTGGCTGGCTGAGCTGATCCACGGCGTGTCTGTCGATGGGCCGCTAGTGTTACCCTCTTCTTGGACAG CTGTCACCACGGAAATGAAGCAG GTTCTGAGGACGAGAGCAGATGAAGGGGTTTCTGTGGACTAA
- the gpam gene encoding glycerol-3-phosphate acyltransferase 1, mitochondrial, giving the protein MELSDGLLLQVNNGEQWCNRWKHPNDDSDRSTSPSVLRCVASTWKEGLLNRKRPFVGRCCHSCTPQSWERLFNTSIPSLGLRNVIYINETHTRQRGWLARRLSYVLFVMERDVNKDMFTRNVVDNVLNNSSVESAIVTVATDLDAAASQPGQEHKAVSKVKQKARAFLQEMVANISPAFIRLTGWVLLRLFNGFFWSIQIHKGQLEMVKKAATEQNVPMVFLPVHKSHIDYLLITLILFCHNIKAPHIAAGNNLSIPILSTLIRKLGGFFIRRKMEDMGDGKKDVLYRSLLHAYTEELLRQQQFLEVYLEGTRSRSGKPSTARAGMLSIVVDAVHTGSIPDVLVVPVGISYDRIIEGNYNSEQLGKPKKNESLWGIACGVFRMLRKNYGCVRVDFNQPFSLKEYLGTQRSRHIPPPESLEHTLMPIIISAQPEARLFEGQGEQMNRELPDDIFRRQLINNLAKHVLFTANKSSAIMSTHIVACLLLYRHRQGVVLSKLVEDFFNMKEEILSRDFDLGFSGNSEDVVMRALHLLGNCVNVTSSANRNGEFTIAPSQTVPALFELNFYSNGLFHVFISDAIIACSILSLQREMVAESESDHKPGSPCSLLLSQERLIRKAAGFSHFLINEVTVAPPCQTIYQVLHDAVTRLIQYGVLYVAEEEQEELSPSPTEEPWSKKFPEPLSWRSDEEDEDSDFGEEQRDRYLKVSVSAEHQDFFIFLQQLISPVLEAYSGAAIFVHSLTQPMAESDYTQRLFRYLLTRTERGVAAYGESATHYLIKNTVRTFKELGVLKERRENKVTTLQLSSTFLPQANRNKLLQYILGFALL; this is encoded by the exons GAGAGGCTCTTCAACACGAGCATTCCATCTCTGGGATTGCGCAATGTCATCTACATCAATGAGACCCACACTAg ACAGCGGGGCTGGTTGGCACGTAGGCTGAGTTACGTGCTGTTTGTAATGGAGAGAGATGTGAACAAGGACATGTTCACCAGGAACGTGGTGGACAATGTGCTCAACAACAGCAG TGTGGAGAGTGCTATTGTGACGGTAGCCACAGATCTGGATGCCGCAGCCAGCCAGCCTGGCCAGGAGCACAAAGCTGTTAGTAAAGTGAAGCAGAAGGCCAGGGCCTTCCTCCAGGAGATGGTTGCCAACATTTCACCAGCCTTCATCAG gCTAACGGGCTGGGTCCTCCTGAGGCTCTTTAACGGTTTCTTCTGGAGCATCCAGATCCACAAAGGTCAGCTGGAAATGGTCAAGAAAGCTGCTACAGAG CAAAACGTGCCCATGGTCTTCCTCCCTGTTCACAAATCCCACATTGACTACCTGCTCATCACCTTGATCCTGTTCTGTCACAACATCAAAGCCCCGCACATCGCAGCTGGAAACAACCTAAGCATCCCTATCCTCAG caCTCTGATCCGTAAACTGGGAGGATTTTTCATACGGCGGAAAATGGAGGACATGGGGGATGGAAAGAAAGACGTTTTGTACAGATCACTCTTACATGCA TATACAGAGGAGTTGTTGCGTCAGCAGCAGTTTTTGGAGGTCTACCTGGAGGGCACACGCTCTCGTAGCGGTAAGCCGTCCACAGCGCGTGCGGGCATGCTGTCCATCGTGGTAGACGCAGTACACACCGGGTCCATCCCAGACGTACTGGTGGTGCCAGTTGGCATCTCCTACGACCGCATTATTGAGGGCAACTACAATAGTGAGCAGCTG GGCAAGCCCAAGAAGAACGAGAGCTTGTGGGGAATCGCATGTGGAGTGTTCCGGATGCTGAGGAAGAACTACGGGTGTGTGCGGGTTGACTTCAACCAGCCCTTCTCTCTGAAG GAGTACCTGGGCACCCAGAGAAGCCGCCATATTCCACCACCAGAGTCCCTGGAACACACCTTGATGCCCATCATTATTTCTGCACA GCCTGAAGCTCGGCTGTTTGAGGGGCAGGGGGAGCAGATGAACAGAGAGCTGCCTGATGACATCTTCAGACGACAACTCATCAACAACCTCGCCAAGCACGTCCTCTTCA CGGCTAATAAGTCATCAGCGATCATGTCGACCCACATTGTTGCCTGTCTGCTGCTGTACAGACATAGACAG GGTGTGGTGCTGTCAAAGCTGGTGGAAGACTTCTTCAACATGAAGGAGGAGATCCTCTCCCGGGACTTTGACCTGGGCTTTTCAGGGAACTCGGAGGATGTGGTCATGCGTGCCCTCCACCTCCTGGGAAACTGTGTCAACGTGACCAGCAGTGCAAATCGCAACGGGGAGTTCACCATCGCACCCAGCCAAACTGTCCCAGCGCTTTTTGAGCTCAACTTCTACAGCAATGGCCTTTTCCACGTCTTCATTTCTGATGCAATCATTG CCTGTAGCATCCTGTCACTGCAGCGTGAGATGGTCGCGGAATCCGAGTCCGATCACAAGCCTGGTAGTCCCTGTAGCCTCCTTCTCAGCCAGGAGAGACTCATCCGCAAGGCTGCTGGGTTTTCCCACTTCCTTATCAACGAGGTGACGGTGGCACCT CCATGTCAGACTATTTACCAGGTTCTTCATGATGCAGTGACCCGGCTGATCCAGTATGGAGTGCTCTACGTAGCAGAG gaagAACAGGAAGAACTGAGCCCCAGCCCCACAGAGGAACCTTGGTCCAAAAAGTTCCCCGAGCCCCTGTCCTGGAGAagcgacgaggaggacgaggacagtGACTTtggagaggagcaaagagaccgCTACCTAAAG GTGAGCGTTTCCGCTGAGCACCAGgacttcttcatcttccttcaGCAACTGATCAGCCCAGTACTGGAGGCCTACAGCGGGGCTGCGATCTTTGTCCACAGTCTGACTCAGCCCATGGCTGAGTCTGACTACACCCAGCGGCTTTTCAGATACCTGCTCACTCgcacagagagaggagtggCTGCTTACG GCGAAAGTGCAACTCATTACCTGATTAAGAACACAGTGAGGACATTTAAAGAGCTCGGG GTCCtcaaggagagaagagagaacaagGTGACAACTCTGCAGCTGAGCAGCACCTTTCTACCTCAGGCCAATCGGAACAAACTCCTGCAGTATATCTTGGGGTTCGCACTGCTCTGA